A genomic stretch from Campylobacter lari subsp. concheus includes:
- a CDS encoding efflux RND transporter periplasmic adaptor subunit — protein MKTKLLTLACASLIFVACSDNKNTQVKQLPPQPVSIMTMQSANLPLEFTYPARLSTELDVVIKPKVSGEIKAKYFKSGQAVKKGDRLFLIEPDKYQASVNMAYGDALVARANFDDAEKNFRRDQILIEKNAISQKEFDASLAKFNSTKANLESARAKLANARLDLKYTVVSAPFDGVLGDALMDVGDYVNASSTELVRITNINPIFADFYISDVDKINMNKNIQSGNWQLENIQVQANVGGELFNGKLYFIDSVIDTRSGGVKAKAIFDNNNSNLMPGSFANVHVGGFVQKDGFEIPQAALLQDDSATYVYTLVDGKVAKTIVNIIYQTSDKAIIDKGLKNGDKVILNNFKKIRPGVSVSVMENK, from the coding sequence ATGAAAACAAAACTTTTAACTCTAGCTTGTGCTTCGCTTATATTTGTAGCATGCTCAGATAATAAAAACACACAAGTTAAACAACTCCCTCCTCAACCTGTAAGTATTATGACTATGCAAAGTGCTAATTTGCCTTTAGAATTTACTTATCCTGCAAGATTAAGCACCGAATTAGATGTGGTGATCAAGCCTAAAGTAAGTGGTGAAATCAAAGCAAAATATTTCAAAAGTGGCCAAGCTGTTAAAAAAGGCGATAGGCTTTTTCTTATAGAGCCTGATAAATACCAAGCAAGTGTAAATATGGCTTATGGAGATGCTTTAGTCGCAAGAGCAAATTTTGATGATGCTGAAAAAAATTTCAGAAGAGATCAAATTCTAATAGAAAAAAATGCTATTTCACAAAAAGAATTTGATGCAAGTTTGGCTAAATTTAATTCTACTAAGGCTAATTTAGAAAGCGCTAGAGCAAAGCTTGCTAATGCAAGATTAGACTTAAAATACACCGTGGTAAGTGCTCCATTTGATGGGGTTTTAGGAGACGCACTAATGGATGTGGGTGATTATGTAAATGCTTCATCAACTGAGCTTGTACGCATTACAAACATTAATCCAATCTTTGCAGACTTTTATATTTCCGATGTAGATAAAATCAATATGAATAAAAACATTCAAAGTGGCAACTGGCAATTAGAAAATATCCAAGTACAAGCTAATGTTGGCGGTGAGCTTTTCAATGGAAAATTATATTTTATAGATAGTGTTATAGACACTCGTAGTGGTGGTGTAAAAGCAAAAGCTATTTTTGACAATAATAACTCAAACTTAATGCCTGGTTCTTTTGCAAATGTTCATGTTGGTGGTTTTGTCCAAAAAGATGGTTTTGAAATTCCTCAAGCTGCACTTTTACAAGATGATAGTGCTACTTATGTTTATACTTTAGTAGATGGAAAAGTAGCTAAAACTATTGTTAATATTATCTATCAAACTTCAGATAAAGCAATCATTGATAAGGGCTTAAAAAATGGCGATAAAGTGATTTTAAATAACTTCAAAAAAATCCGACCTGGTGTAAGCGTTAGCGTAATGGAGAATAAATAA
- a CDS encoding efflux RND transporter permease subunit: protein MFSKFFIERPVFASVVAIIISLAGIIGLYSLPVEQYPSLTPPVVKVSANYSGADAQTVAQTVAIPLEDAINGVENMIYMDSTSSSSGDMSLSVYFNIGTDPDQATVDVNNRISAAMAKLPEDVKKTGVSVRKTGSSILEVATLYSPDGSMDSLEVYNYAALNILDDLARVPGVGNAVAIGSRNYSMRIWLNPDLLNKYQVTATDVIAAINEQNAQYATGKIGQEPVIEKSPYVYSVIMQGRLKNTKEFEEIIIRANSDGSFLRLKDVAEISLGSREYTFNGRLNGNDATPILIFLQTGANAVNTAELVQKKFEELSKNFPDGLAYKVPYDTTIFIKASIKEVVKTFFEALILVVIVMYLFLKNFRSTVIPIIAVPVSILGTFAGLYVLGFSINLLTLFALVLAIGIVVDDAIIVVENIDRIMHEDPNISIKEAAIKAMNEVAAPVISIVLVLCAVFIPVSFISGFVGEIQKQFAITLAISVIISGFVALTLTPSLCAIFLKRNENEPFYLVKKFNDIFDWSTKIFGNGVAYILKRTIRFLIIYCIFLVGLYGLFKLVPNSLVPSEDQGNFLTVVNLPAASSLNRTTQAMDKMSEELKKNENITDIVGLIGYDLFTGSLKENSGAMFVNLKNWNDRATSSFDLTGMYNKQYFLNPNFQTFFVNPPPIQGLSLTGGFEMYAQNRGGKSYDEIQADVNKLVEAANKRPELNNVRTTLDTNFPQLKLEIDRDKVKLYGLNLADVFSTLNATIGTYYVNDFSMLGKNYRVNISAIGDFRNTQNALKNIFVRAKDGSMIALDSVLTLHRGVGPDDVKRFNMFPSALVQGDPAPGYTSGQAINAIAQVAKETLGEDYSIAWAGSAYQEVASSGAGQVAFVLGLLFVFLILAAQYERWLMPLAVITAVPFAVFGSLLLVWLRGLENDIYFQTGLLLLIGLSAKNAILIVEFAMEEHLKKGKSIFEASISAAKLRFRPIVMTSLAFICGILPLYFAYGAGSASRHAIGTGVIGGMIAASTIAIFFVPLFFYLLESFNKWLDKKRGKIDA, encoded by the coding sequence ATGTTTTCTAAATTTTTTATAGAAAGACCTGTATTTGCTTCTGTTGTAGCTATTATCATTTCTTTAGCAGGAATTATAGGACTTTATTCTTTACCTGTGGAGCAGTATCCTTCTCTAACTCCACCTGTTGTAAAAGTAAGTGCAAATTACTCAGGTGCTGATGCTCAAACAGTGGCTCAAACAGTGGCTATTCCTCTTGAAGATGCAATCAATGGGGTTGAAAATATGATTTATATGGATTCAACTTCAAGCTCTTCAGGTGATATGAGTTTAAGTGTGTATTTTAACATAGGTACAGATCCTGACCAAGCAACAGTTGATGTTAATAATAGAATTTCAGCCGCCATGGCGAAACTACCTGAAGATGTTAAAAAAACTGGTGTTAGCGTAAGAAAAACTGGTTCAAGCATTTTAGAGGTTGCTACTTTATATTCTCCTGATGGTTCTATGGATTCACTTGAAGTATATAATTATGCTGCATTGAATATCTTAGATGATCTTGCTAGGGTTCCTGGTGTGGGTAATGCTGTGGCTATTGGCTCAAGAAATTATTCTATGAGAATTTGGCTCAATCCTGATTTATTAAACAAATACCAAGTTACTGCGACAGATGTTATTGCTGCAATCAATGAGCAAAATGCACAATATGCTACTGGAAAAATAGGTCAAGAACCGGTTATAGAAAAATCTCCTTATGTATATTCAGTAATTATGCAAGGAAGGTTAAAAAATACCAAAGAATTTGAAGAAATTATCATAAGAGCAAATAGTGATGGTTCTTTTTTAAGACTTAAAGATGTAGCCGAAATTTCTTTAGGATCAAGAGAATACACATTTAATGGTAGATTAAATGGAAACGATGCAACCCCTATTTTGATTTTCTTACAAACAGGAGCTAATGCCGTAAACACAGCTGAATTAGTACAGAAAAAATTTGAAGAACTTTCTAAAAATTTTCCAGATGGTTTGGCTTATAAAGTTCCCTATGACACAACTATATTTATTAAAGCCTCCATCAAAGAAGTGGTAAAAACCTTTTTTGAAGCATTAATTCTAGTTGTAATTGTGATGTATTTGTTCTTAAAAAATTTCCGTTCCACAGTCATACCAATAATTGCAGTGCCTGTTTCTATTTTAGGAACTTTTGCAGGATTATATGTTTTAGGTTTTAGTATTAACTTGCTGACACTTTTTGCCTTGGTGTTAGCTATTGGTATTGTTGTTGATGATGCAATTATAGTGGTAGAAAATATTGATAGGATCATGCATGAAGATCCAAATATAAGCATAAAAGAAGCAGCTATTAAAGCTATGAATGAAGTTGCAGCACCTGTTATTTCTATCGTTCTTGTGCTTTGTGCAGTTTTTATACCTGTTTCATTTATATCTGGTTTTGTGGGAGAAATTCAAAAACAATTTGCTATTACTCTTGCTATATCTGTTATTATATCTGGTTTTGTAGCTCTAACACTCACTCCATCTTTATGTGCAATTTTTTTAAAAAGGAATGAGAATGAACCGTTTTATTTAGTAAAAAAATTCAATGATATTTTTGATTGGTCAACTAAAATTTTTGGCAATGGGGTTGCTTATATTCTTAAAAGAACTATACGTTTTTTAATCATTTATTGTATCTTTTTAGTGGGCTTATATGGTCTTTTTAAACTCGTACCTAATTCATTAGTACCATCTGAAGATCAAGGCAATTTTTTAACTGTTGTGAATTTACCAGCAGCTTCTTCGCTCAATAGAACAACTCAAGCAATGGATAAAATGAGTGAAGAGCTCAAAAAAAATGAAAATATCACTGATATTGTAGGTCTTATAGGATATGATTTATTTACAGGATCTTTAAAAGAAAACTCTGGTGCTATGTTTGTAAATTTAAAAAACTGGAATGACAGAGCTACAAGTAGCTTTGATTTAACAGGGATGTACAACAAACAATACTTTTTAAATCCAAATTTTCAAACTTTCTTTGTTAATCCACCACCAATTCAAGGCTTAAGTTTAACCGGTGGTTTTGAAATGTATGCACAAAATCGTGGTGGTAAAAGTTATGATGAAATACAAGCAGATGTAAATAAATTAGTTGAAGCAGCTAACAAACGCCCTGAACTTAATAATGTTAGAACAACACTTGATACTAATTTCCCACAATTAAAATTAGAAATTGATCGTGATAAAGTAAAACTTTATGGTTTAAATTTAGCTGATGTATTTAGTACGCTAAATGCCACCATAGGAACTTATTATGTAAATGATTTTTCTATGCTTGGGAAAAATTATCGTGTAAATATTAGTGCAATTGGAGATTTTAGAAATACTCAAAATGCCTTAAAAAATATCTTTGTTAGAGCAAAAGATGGTTCTATGATAGCCCTAGATAGCGTTTTAACACTTCATAGAGGGGTTGGACCTGATGATGTAAAACGCTTTAATATGTTCCCATCAGCACTAGTGCAAGGCGATCCTGCTCCTGGTTATACTTCAGGACAAGCAATCAATGCTATTGCGCAAGTTGCTAAAGAAACTTTGGGAGAGGATTATTCTATCGCCTGGGCAGGTTCAGCTTATCAAGAAGTTGCAAGTAGTGGCGCGGGTCAAGTTGCTTTTGTACTAGGACTTTTATTTGTATTTTTAATCCTAGCAGCACAGTATGAAAGATGGCTCATGCCTTTAGCAGTAATCACTGCTGTACCTTTTGCGGTATTTGGTTCTTTACTTCTTGTATGGCTTAGAGGCTTAGAAAATGATATATATTTTCAAACAGGGCTTTTACTTTTAATAGGTCTTTCAGCTAAAAACGCCATTTTGATTGTTGAGTTTGCTATGGAAGAGCATCTTAAAAAAGGAAAGAGTATTTTTGAAGCTTCTATTAGTGCAGCAAAACTAAGATTTAGACCTATTGTAATGACTTCATTAGCATTTATTTGTGGTATTTTACCTTTATACTTTGCTTATGGAGCAGGAAGTGCAAGTCGTCATGCAATAGGTACAGGTGTTATAGGGGGTATGATAGCAGCTTCTACTATAGCCATTTTCTTTGTGCCTTTATTTTTCTATTTACTAGAAAGTTTTAATAAATGGCTTGATAAAAAAAGAGGTAAAATTGATGCGTAA
- a CDS encoding efflux transporter outer membrane subunit, giving the protein MRKLIIFASCFLITACSLKPNLEIKDVNYTKSLDQNISIHKQWWKAFDDNYLNTLIDQALKNNNDLQIAYMNLQKAYETLGIARSDLLPKLDGSASGARGKTSINAPSNKSNEFVYGNDFNMGLNLSYEVDLWGKYRDTYGASKAKLQASEFDYESARLSLISNVVKTYFNLASLSEQVKILEETTQSYQKTYGLKLEHFKLGVISEYELNKFKAELENSRVLLTNAKIQKEANTKALKILTSNDIDDILYNSIEYKKIGQYELSIPEGIGSEILLQRPDIQASLKILEEKNYLVGVARTAFLPNLSLTGLLGFQSNDLDLLVKHGSNTWNVAGNFAMPIFHWGEIMNNVNIAKLTKDEAFLQYENTLKTAFGEIRLALFNRQSYYENEQNYKNLFLAQSKIYEISTLRYENGVINLADFLQDQRNYLNAKLSYTNSSYELANSIVDVMKAFGGGFNAKEESKENIKAMEENLKENFYNN; this is encoded by the coding sequence ATGCGTAAGTTAATAATTTTTGCAAGTTGTTTTTTAATAACAGCTTGCAGTTTAAAACCAAATTTAGAAATCAAAGATGTAAATTACACTAAAAGTTTAGATCAAAACATTAGCATTCATAAACAATGGTGGAAAGCTTTTGATGATAATTATTTAAACACCTTAATCGATCAAGCTTTAAAAAACAATAACGACTTGCAAATTGCATATATGAATTTACAAAAAGCTTATGAAACTTTAGGTATAGCAAGAAGCGATTTACTTCCTAAGCTTGATGGAAGTGCTAGCGGTGCAAGAGGAAAAACTAGCATTAATGCTCCAAGCAACAAAAGTAATGAATTTGTCTATGGTAATGATTTTAACATGGGTTTAAATTTAAGCTATGAAGTAGACTTATGGGGTAAATACCGAGATACTTATGGTGCTTCAAAAGCAAAATTACAAGCTAGTGAGTTTGACTATGAAAGTGCGAGATTAAGCTTAATTTCTAATGTAGTAAAAACTTATTTTAATCTAGCAAGTTTAAGCGAGCAAGTAAAAATTTTAGAAGAAACAACTCAAAGTTATCAAAAAACTTATGGGTTAAAATTAGAACATTTTAAACTCGGAGTAATTAGCGAGTATGAACTTAACAAATTTAAAGCTGAGCTTGAAAATTCAAGAGTTTTACTCACAAATGCTAAAATTCAAAAAGAAGCTAATACCAAAGCTTTAAAAATCTTAACTTCAAATGATATTGATGATATACTTTATAATAGCATAGAGTATAAAAAAATAGGACAATACGAGCTTAGCATACCTGAGGGCATCGGTAGTGAAATTTTACTTCAAAGACCTGATATACAAGCTAGTTTAAAAATTTTAGAAGAAAAAAACTATCTTGTTGGAGTAGCTAGAACTGCATTTTTACCAAACCTTTCTTTAACAGGACTTTTGGGTTTTCAAAGTAACGATTTAGATCTTTTAGTCAAACATGGAAGCAATACTTGGAATGTAGCTGGAAATTTCGCAATGCCAATTTTTCATTGGGGTGAGATTATGAATAATGTTAATATCGCAAAACTTACCAAAGATGAAGCTTTTTTACAATACGAAAATACCTTAAAAACAGCCTTTGGAGAAATAAGACTTGCTTTATTTAACCGCCAAAGCTATTATGAAAATGAGCAAAATTATAAAAATTTATTTCTAGCTCAAAGTAAAATTTATGAAATTTCTACCTTAAGATATGAAAATGGCGTGATTAACTTGGCTGATTTTTTGCAAGATCAAAGAAATTACTTAAATGCTAAACTTTCTTATACTAACTCATCTTATGAGCTTGCAAATTCCATTGTAGATGTTATGAAAGCTTTTGGCGGAGGATTTAACGCTAAAGAAGAATCAAAAGAAAACATCAAAGCTATGGAAGAAAACTTAAAGGAAAACTTTTATAACAACTGA
- a CDS encoding mini-MOMP protein — translation MKKIFIAFFVFLLGFISVSNSAPLDEIFQDVNVSGGMRYRFEHNSPKDRGNNNFNQRIQIQMH, via the coding sequence ATGAAAAAGATTTTTATAGCATTTTTTGTATTTTTATTAGGATTTATAAGCGTGTCAAATTCTGCGCCTTTAGATGAAATTTTCCAAGATGTTAATGTTTCAGGTGGTATGCGTTATCGTTTTGAGCATAATAGCCCAAAAGATAGAGGAAATAATAATTTTAATCAAAGAATCCAAATTCAAATGCATTAA
- a CDS encoding coproporphyrinogen III oxidase family protein — protein MNFLQNLALSYSHKAMQKSLENGFDVKLLKEGQEKKVNPKKSYMLYAHIPFCHTFCPYCSFHKYYYNEDLAKRYFESLREEIKQIKDKGFDFTSMYVGGGTTLINEEELAKTLELCKKLFNIKEISCETDPNHIDPKKLEIFKGLIDRLSCGIQSFDDDTLKKVARYHKFGSSKELQEKLSKAIGVLPIMSLDLIFNFPSQTKEQLLNDLETAKSLKPQQITTYPLMKSNLTKDNIAKTLGVSFKDNEFEFYKIIVDFFKDYERNNAWSFSLEKSSFNDEYVSSHHEYLGVGSGAFSFLDGELLINAFNLNDYSKLIKEKQNANIAKANFSKKEIIKYVFLTEMFTGKIEIDKFNKTLDCNLEKDLFIELLGLKLSKAIKKENNTLYTSEFGRYLFMVLMKDFYTGMDLVRAVFRDDKRLQDKERINIMQENVDPLDFKSMEFKG, from the coding sequence ATGAATTTTTTACAAAACCTAGCTCTTTCTTACTCACATAAAGCTATGCAAAAATCTTTAGAAAATGGTTTTGATGTGAAACTTTTAAAAGAAGGACAAGAAAAAAAAGTTAATCCAAAAAAATCTTATATGCTTTATGCTCACATACCATTTTGTCATACTTTTTGCCCATATTGTAGTTTTCATAAGTATTATTACAATGAAGATTTAGCAAAAAGATATTTTGAAAGCTTAAGAGAAGAAATCAAACAAATCAAAGATAAAGGATTTGATTTTACTTCTATGTATGTGGGTGGTGGTACTACTTTGATCAACGAAGAAGAACTTGCTAAAACTTTAGAACTTTGCAAAAAATTATTCAACATCAAAGAAATTTCTTGCGAAACCGATCCAAACCATATTGACCCAAAAAAATTAGAAATATTTAAAGGACTTATAGATCGTTTAAGTTGTGGTATACAAAGTTTTGATGATGATACTTTAAAAAAAGTAGCAAGATATCATAAATTTGGTTCAAGTAAAGAACTTCAAGAAAAGCTCTCTAAAGCCATAGGCGTGCTTCCTATTATGAGTCTTGATTTGATTTTTAATTTTCCTTCTCAAACTAAAGAGCAATTACTCAATGATTTAGAAACAGCCAAGAGTTTAAAACCTCAACAAATCACAACTTATCCTTTGATGAAATCCAATTTAACCAAAGATAATATCGCAAAAACTTTAGGAGTAAGTTTTAAAGATAATGAATTTGAGTTTTATAAAATCATTGTAGATTTTTTCAAAGATTATGAAAGAAATAACGCATGGTCATTTTCTTTAGAAAAAAGTAGCTTTAATGATGAGTATGTAAGTAGCCATCATGAGTATTTAGGCGTGGGAAGTGGGGCTTTTAGCTTTTTAGACGGAGAACTTTTAATCAATGCTTTTAATTTAAATGATTATTCTAAACTCATCAAAGAAAAACAAAATGCAAATATTGCCAAAGCTAATTTTAGTAAAAAAGAAATCATCAAATATGTCTTTTTAACCGAAATGTTTACTGGTAAAATCGAGATTGATAAATTTAACAAAACTTTAGATTGTAATTTAGAAAAAGATCTTTTCATCGAACTTTTAGGCCTTAAACTAAGTAAAGCTATAAAAAAAGAGAACAATACCTTATATACAAGTGAATTTGGACGTTATTTGTTTATGGTGTTAATGAAAGATTTTTACACAGGCATGGATTTAGTGCGTGCTGTATTTAGAGATGATAAACGCTTACAAGATAAAGAACGCATTAATATCATGCAAGAAAATGTTGATCCACTTGATTTTAAAAGCATGGAATTTAAAGGATAA
- the hemJ gene encoding protoporphyrinogen oxidase HemJ: MLDFLNEWYLWIKMVHYLAFVSWMAGMFYLPRLFVYHTEHKDNKGFVEVVKIQERKLYFYIQTPAMIATAITGSLMMIANKDVLMVGGYMHAKLTCALLLIIYHLQNYYYYRQLQNDTCKKSGKFFRAYNEIPTILFIIIAIMMVVRPF; this comes from the coding sequence ATGTTAGATTTTTTGAATGAATGGTATTTATGGATTAAAATGGTGCATTATTTAGCTTTTGTTTCGTGGATGGCTGGAATGTTTTATTTACCAAGACTTTTTGTCTATCATACAGAACATAAAGACAATAAAGGCTTTGTGGAAGTGGTGAAAATTCAAGAAAGAAAATTGTATTTTTATATACAAACTCCTGCGATGATAGCTACTGCAATCACTGGAAGTTTAATGATGATAGCTAATAAAGATGTGTTAATGGTAGGTGGATATATGCATGCTAAATTAACCTGTGCTTTACTTTTAATCATTTATCATTTGCAAAATTATTATTATTATAGACAACTTCAAAATGATACTTGCAAAAAGAGTGGGAAATTCTTTAGAGCCTATAATGAAATTCCAACGATATTATTTATAATCATTGCTATTATGATGGTAGTAAGACCATTTTAA
- the lspA gene encoding signal peptidase II, with product MLKILSLKFWLVFALVFILDQASKYLFLQGLEYKGEFFDLVLTYNTGVAFSMFAFLGEYLKYIQLVFILALFGYLLYQKEFFKTHLIAFAIMLSAGCSNLLDRFVHIGVVDFVFWHKWFEFAVFNFADVMINISVALILIKEIFNKKGEKC from the coding sequence ATGCTTAAAATCCTGTCTTTAAAATTTTGGCTTGTTTTTGCTTTAGTTTTTATACTAGATCAAGCAAGCAAGTATTTGTTTTTACAAGGGCTTGAGTATAAGGGTGAATTTTTTGATTTGGTTTTAACCTATAATACCGGTGTAGCCTTTTCAATGTTTGCATTTTTAGGAGAGTATTTAAAATACATACAGCTTGTTTTTATTTTGGCTTTGTTTGGGTATTTGCTTTATCAAAAAGAGTTTTTTAAAACCCATTTGATTGCTTTTGCCATTATGCTATCTGCTGGGTGTTCAAATTTACTTGATCGCTTTGTGCATATAGGTGTAGTAGATTTTGTATTTTGGCATAAGTGGTTTGAATTTGCTGTGTTTAATTTTGCTGATGTGATGATTAACATTAGTGTAGCTTTGATTTTAATAAAAGAAATTTTTAATAAAAAAGGAGAAAAATGTTAG